The window TAAGCAATGAATCTTGAACATACGGCTTCTTCATcaatgtcctcatcatcatcaggtacTTGTGGGGGGCTGAAAAAGTTGAAGAAGCTCTCGCACTCTTCAGTTTTAGTAATAGGCTTGGTGTTCTTTGAACCTTTCTTGGGTTTCTTCTTTAGAATCTTCTGTGTCACATTTTTCCCAGGATACCACTCAATTTCAGTCCTGCAGTACCCATGATGTGTGAGGCTAATAATAGATGTACATACAGTTATCATTTACAACCCCTACATGAAAACAACTAATAGGTAAAGAAATACCAACCCGATTGCTTTCTCCAAAATTGGGTCATCCTCATCAACCATATGATAGGATTTTGTTAGGACAGAGTTCTTGAAGAAAGGGTTTGTATCAAAGAAAAACTCAAGCTTGAAACCCTTAGGGTCATCAATTCTAGACCACTTGATATCCTTTAGATATTTCAAAACAGGCTCATCACGCTCTTGGATCTAGAATTAAGCAAGTATACAGTCAGAAATGCATTAAGGGAGCTAAAAGAACACCTAAAAATACAGCACACTATGAATTACCTCCTCAGTCAGCACGTCATTTGTTTTCAAAGCAGTGAGCCAAAAATCTGGGATTCCTTTAGCTGAAAAAGAGGTTAACATCACATCAGAATGGTGATCTCTAAGAGGAAGTGCAAACTTTGATTTCCATACCATCTGAATCTCCCCCCTCGGCAGCATTTTCACTGGTAGGTTCTTTAGCAGCACCATCAACCTCCACAACTCCATTTACAATGTCATACCTCTGAAACAACGCAAAACAATGGAACGATTCGCACATAAGGAAATGCACAGAAGTTATATCTTTTCACATATTCAACTGAAACGTTATAAACATGGAGTACGCGTACCTTAGCATACAATGGTTCATACAGCTTCTGGTACTTGGCTTCAAGGGCAGCCCGTTCCTCAAAAAACTTCGCCTCAATCTCATCATGTTGGCTCTGAAGTATTACACGGATAAATGTCAGTTCTCTGGGGCAACCAAATATCATACAATGAAATAGGAAATTTACTCAAGACATTGATCTATTCTGATCCAGCAAATATGCATAGAAATGGAACTTTTCAAAGATATACCATGGATAACTGATATGATACAGGACAAACTGGAAGCAATAAGGTTGACTGCACACACAAAAATGCTAGGAAATGGGAACAATTCAAATGATGTAGCTTGTCTAAAGTTGGTCCAACCAACGTCATTATATATGCTAGCACCAAAAAATGCGAACATAGTTTGAATCATTTGATCCTGCATCTTAACCTAGCAAATATTTATAGTTCCaaacctgcaaaacataaaacaaacTCCTAGAAGGCCTCATATAAAATACAAAAGCTTGGGTCGCTTTACCATGAGGGAAAACACTGCATTATGTTCTTCAGCTCAGCACTGAGATTTGAATGGCAAATCCAGAATGTTGTTTGGGTCAAACAAAAGTTCCATGAAGCTAATTCTAGGCTGTAGGCAATGCGATATTCTTAAAATAGATACTCATGGCAGTAGAATAGGACATAATGTTTATATTCAGTATTGAACTCCACAAGTACTTTTTCAGTTCATAATTCATATCCTGGCTTATTCCGTGTTTACAGTCCTAATGACTTAGCATTCACATTCCTTGCCTCACTCATCAGCACATAAGTAGGCCTAATCTACAAAGCGACGTATTTATTCGGCCAAAGAATAAAATCTATCTTTGTAAGCAAATGGCAAGGAACCAAATAGTTTCATTACCAACAAATCAACCAGTAATCCTGGTCCAAAAAACCATACAGAAACTAAAACTGTTGGACTAAAAACGAATTAGCTAGCATATAACAGAATAAAAGGAATTTAGTCCTTACAAATCAATTGCACATAATACAAATAAAATCACTATGTTCATTTCAGATCAGCACTTCACCATACGAGGTACTCTCGCACAGGAGCATCAGCAAACCAATCACAACAGGAATGCTAAAATTTAAGGCGGGGGAAAGAAATCCTTCTCAACCTGAATGCCCCTCAGAAACTCAACACGCGTCCTGACATTGGGCGAGAGCGACTCGAGCACGTCCGCGTGCTGCCCCGCCAAGCTCTGCAGCTTGTCCTGCAGTCAAATCAGATCGGAGAAATGAGCAACCGCGGTAACCGGACCCAAATCACGCCAGAAACCATCAGAGCCCACACGCAGAACGAACAAGCGCGCCGGAATCGAACGGGAAATGAGTACGCCTCTGGGCCGAACAAGGAGTAACCGTACCTTCAGGGCATTGACGAGGCCGACGCGGTCCTCGGCGCTGAGGGCTGCAGAGAAAGCGCGGATCGATTAGGGGGGCGGAACGGCAAGGGGGAAGGGGGCGACTCAGGGGGGGCGGGGGGGCGGGGgttaccggcggcggcggcggggagggagcTGTTGAGGTCGGAGAGGTCGAGGTTCTCCTTCTCGCCGCCCATGGTCGGAGCTCCGGTGGGGCCTGGTTGGacttcgccgccgcgccgccgaggagaGGAGCGAGGAAGCCCTAGGGAGAGCGGGAGTTGGGCGGCGAGGAGAGAGCGACTAAAACCCTAGCCTCGGGGTATAAGAAGGGGGAGGTGGGTGCGTTTTGCGTTTTGCACCCCGGGTGTGTCTGGGGCTAGAAGATGGGCCGCGGATAGAGTTCTGAAATTCGCATGGAATTCTGGACTTATTTGCAAAATATTAGAGCTAACTCTGACTCCACCGTGCTTAAGGCAGCTCCAATGCTGTTGccctcaaaagaaaagaaaaactccaACGCTGTTCATCAAAATGACCGTCAATGTCCGGACACTTTTTACCATCTAACGAGAGACGTCAAATGTCCTAGGACCAGTTTGAACCACAAAAATCCTTTAAGCCCTAAAAAAGAAAACTCCAATGTTGTTCATCAAAATGCCCGCCAATGTCCGGACACTTTTTGCCATCTAATGAGAGAACATCAAAATGTCCTTGGACCATTCTGGACCATAAAAATCCCGTAAGCCAGAAGCAAACCCGGGGAAGCTTTGGGGGAGTCCGGGCAATCCAGTTGACCTGCTGTCAGTTGGACTACATGTCCTCACGACAAATGTGTCTTTTTCCTCTAGGTTTGCCTCACTCACTCCCGTTGTCCGGGTTTGATGACTACGTGCCAGCGGGCATTGGGCGTGTCTGTTTTGATGCACCAAGTTGGAGTTGCCTTTGCTTTACTGACTAGGGTTTCAAATTTGACACCCTACCCTTTAACCGAATCTTGCAAGAAAATATAGAACTCTTTGCAATATGCATCGTAATGATGACTTCAATTCACCTAAGATATTGTAACTTTCCACCTTCCAAGAACGCCCAAATGGAGCAACTTCCCTCAAATTTGTACATCTTCCTACAACTCACATGCCATCATATTGATCACATCTTGTGTAAACTAGGTTGATTGTGTGATCCGCTATGCCCGAGGATGAGTGTTTGATTGTTAGTTTGGGGCATTGAAGTCGCCACGTGCTCCAAAGGTTTGAATATGGTTTTTATAAGTTATGCTGACAAAGGATGAatgtgatcattcttttgtttcgtTATGTTTCAAGCAAGTAGTAGTGCACCCATCTTGACAAAAAGGTAATATCACATTCTATATCATAACAGAATGTTTTTTTAACAATATATCACAACAACGTGATGTACTTGTAGTAGTAAAAATCATAAAACAACCGCATTACAAAATAATGTCTAGGTGGACAACTCAGAATGACAAGAACATAAGGAACATACTTGGAACTGGTTAATAAATTAAGTGAATGCATTAATTGTGGAGACAATTGACCACCACCAACAACTACAAAAATGGAAGGCATGGTAGTGCACACTAAAATAGTTCCTAAAGCTTTGAC is drawn from Triticum dicoccoides isolate Atlit2015 ecotype Zavitan chromosome 4A, WEW_v2.0, whole genome shotgun sequence and contains these coding sequences:
- the LOC119287722 gene encoding nucleosome assembly protein 1;1; the encoded protein is MGGEKENLDLSDLNSSLPAAAAALSAEDRVGLVNALKDKLQSLAGQHADVLESLSPNVRTRVEFLRGIQSQHDEIEAKFFEERAALEAKYQKLYEPLYAKRYDIVNGVVEVDGAAKEPTSENAAEGGDSDAKGIPDFWLTALKTNDVLTEEIQERDEPVLKYLKDIKWSRIDDPKGFKLEFFFDTNPFFKNSVLTKSYHMVDEDDPILEKAIGTEIEWYPGKNVTQKILKKKPKKGSKNTKPITKTEECESFFNFFSPPQVPDDDEDIDEEAADELQGQMEHDYDIGSTIRDKIIPHAVSWFTGEAVQAEDFDDMEDGDEDDDDEDDDDEEDDEDDEDEDEDDDEDEEELSKPTKKVAGKPKGPAKGGAQGNAEQPTECKQQ